Genomic DNA from Campylobacter concisus:
ACCTTTTGGCAACGCATTAAATCTTAGAAAGCTTATTTTTATGTATATAAATTATTTGTGTAAAAAATTTGTATTTCTATCAGTCTTTGTTGTATTAAAAATTTAGTAGGCCAAAAATCATAAAAAGCAAGGAAAATACCTTGCTAAAAATTTTATTTATATTTTATGCCCATGCCACCAAATTTAAGTGTATTAGCTGTCTTGTTGTCGGTAGTACTTTCGATTAAGGCTTTAACATCTACTAAGCCTGGCAAGCCCCAAACTTGTTTGCAAAGACCGCCTGTTTTTATAGTTATTCCTATCTCACCAGTAGTATTATTTCCAGGACGTACTTCTAAACACTCATCATCTTTTGCTTTTACTGGTGTTTTTACATTTGACATTTTTTTGACAGCTTCTTTAATATCCGAATCAGTAGCAAATTCACCTTGCGAAGTATAGTAAGAACCCAAGTCCGAAATAAGTGTTTGTATATTTGAAGCGGTTTTTGATATCTCTGCATCATCCCTTGTTGCAGCTAATTTTGGTATAGCAACCGCAGCTAATATGCCCAATATAACGATCACGAAGATCAACT
This window encodes:
- a CDS encoding type II secretion system protein, translating into MKKGFTMIELIFVIVILGILAAVAIPKLAATRDDAEISKTASNIQTLISDLGSYYTSQGEFATDSDIKEAVKKMSNVKTPVKAKDDECLEVRPGNNTTGEIGITIKTGGLCKQVWGLPGLVDVKALIESTTDNKTANTLKFGGMGIKYK